The DNA sequence tgatatacaatcactgatgaacgcatttgtttttaattaccaaaaaaaaaaacagacgaTGTGACATGCTTAACATTATCTACCACCTGAGTATTATTCCAGTATTATTCCTGAAGAGcatcactgtcctgaagaatttgttctaggctatataattattttgatgtaggCTATAGCTGTAACTATTGCATAAAAACGCttctatatgaattccatgtcagtaaattaaactcaatgtaCTATTCAAGTTGATTTGAGATGCCATATGCTATTTTTagcttgtttcaccaagtgtagtgtaaaatgcacacatcggatacgggtcacttttcaaagaaatgtaagcacgtcgtccaaaaaaaaatcggatataggtcacaaaatcggaattggtcatcaagacTTGCAGTGTAAATACAGTCAGCCAGGCAGACagaaaaagacagacagacagaaacagacagacacacacgcacCTCAACACAATGAATCTGCTTTAAAACAGAATCCTGTTTAATGGTCATCACAACTGAGCATGGATTGAATGAAAAAGATTTCATTTctataatgaattttatttttaaccaggtaatttaagtaaatatcagaCACTGAACTTCGTCATCTGTTCTTCATACAGCTGGACTGGCGGATGGACTGTAAACATTGTGAACTGTCTGGCACACTgcacatttacaaataacattGGTGGCCAAAATACTTGTTTGATCTGTATATATTAGTTGATAAAAATAGCAACTTTCTTGTTTCCAGCAAATTAGTTGATCTGACATTTAAGACGATTAAgacttataaacacacacaaagctaTTGCTTGCTGTTATGCACAGTGGATTATTGCACTGTGTTAATTATAGATGTCACTACTGACAagatacaactttaaaaaaaaaaaaaaaaaaaaaaaaatcacagcctAGCTGTCAGGGCAGATTAGTTTGACAATGACATTCTTTAAGTGCTTCTTCAAAAGTTCAGTTTACGGTCATGGCTACTTGAAAAATGACACTGAGAAGTTTCCAGAAACCAGGCATTTTAGTTTCTAATCTAATTTTCCTTTTGTAGGCACACTGACATGACAAGCAGATTTACGTGTTTTAGTTATACATGAGATGTTTACTACAGAAATATGGAATGTGTTAGGATGTTTTCACAGTTTTCAAATGACTTTGCAACACAATCAATACAGACATTTAGGTTACTGACAGTTTACAATTACAGTTTATAGCAGAAGAGTAAACCCTCACTTTTATACAAGATCACAAACACTAAAACAGGGGGAAAAGAAAcaatgtaacacacacaaacacgcacattTGGAGGAgtgcatatacacacataaaaacCTCTTTTGCTTCCATAGCACACTGGTTCAGTGAGATCTGGATTCTATCATTACATGGTCATGTGTTCTGGAAGTACATAAGAAATATCATCCCAAGGATGGCGGTACAGACCCTGCTTCAGCCGCTTCTGGTCCAGATAATGACCTGCACAAAAAGAGAAGAttgtttaaataacatttcataacAGACACATCAGAGATagatatcacacacacataccaatGAATCCCATGCTGCGTCCCAACACAAAGATTCCATTCAGTGCTCCAACCTCCACAAACTCATCTGCCTCATCGCTGTACAAGAGGAAGACAGACAAGTGTTTGAGAGATCAGTGTTATTTCTTACTACCATTTACGTGAACACCGAACTTTGCCACTGTTTTAGTTATGgttaatttgatcattttcattaattgaaataaagctgaaataaagtaaaatataaatatcagacaggaaaaaaacatcagaaatgttgtcttggcagctaactgaaataattttaagttgaagtactgaATTTACCAAAacggaaataaaaataaggttaaacagaaatatatatatatatatatatatataaaaaaaataaaactgaaatttcaaaagcatataaaattattaaccttaaactaaaataatataactatggaagcccatttccggcactgaataaaaaattaaaaaaggtaatgacttttttttctcatatttgtgagatataaactcacaattctgagaaaactggactttaactcgcaattgcgagtttatatctcacaattttgagaaataaaaattcagaattgcgagatataaactcgcaattgcaagggaaaaaaaagtctgaattgcgagttctctcgcaattgtgactataaatcgtaattctgactttataactcgcaattgtgagtttatctctctttatctctttatcagaattgtgagataaaaaaagtcgcaataacctttttttattttttattcagtggtggaaacgggcttccatatatAACACAAAACGAAACaccaattaaaaatataaaatacaatgatatttattaatataaattatataattcattaaaataaataaatataaataatacaaaaataacatatttttcttcagttttacTTACCGAGTGAAGCCGCCACAGTTTCTCAGCAGGTCCACAAATGCCACTCCAATGAAACCATCAACATTCAGGATAAGGTTTGGTTTCTGATAAAGAGTGACATTTTATGagatttccaaaaaaataaataaataaaaaggggtcacacttcattttaatgtcctattctcgctattaacaaaccatttacTACGACgtttgcctcaaactcctaacttgctgcttattaatagttagtaaggtagttgtcaAGTTTAGgtattagggatgtagaatatggtaatgcagaatatgtgctttataactacaaaataaacagccaatatgttaataataggcatgctaataagcaagtAGTTAAATtatgagaattggtccctatactaaagtgttactaaaaaaaaaaaaaccctacacTTGAATTTTCATCTTGCCACAAACAATGTTCAATTACTACATTAAATTAAGATTATCTAAATGTATTCATTGACATTTATCCATAGCTGTTGCTTTTAGCAAACACATATCTATCTCACTGCATATAGCATACTGAAGATGttctgtttttcttattttccttTTGAAGCTGCAGTCACATTTATTGTTGTATGACAAAATTTCACAGAGGAAATGtagtcatttcaataggaatcaaTGCGGTCAGAAATTAATGATATGGAGAAAGATTTTACAGTGCAGATTTCTCACTGGGTTCAGTTACAATGTTAATACCAGATGTAATGGGATCCAAGACAGGCAAGTGTTTGTACCTTTGAGGTGGTGATCTTCTCCACCTCCAGAGCATAGTCCAGCAGCTGAGTGGCAGGGAAATGCTGTTTCACAAAGTCTTTGAGGATCTGTACCCGCATGTCAGGATTATTGATCTAAAAATGTTAATCAATCAGTAAAGCCAGCAGAACAATCTGTGAGAATCAGTGtgaaattacaatatttaacacatttttgaacactttcgatttttgtgtttttgcactCACCGATTTCACCCTGTGTCCGATGCCCATAATGAGTTTGCcgtcttttttcattttgttgacaaATTCCATAGGCAGCATGCCGCTGTCGAACGCCTTGCTGAACTGCTTAGCAGCTGCGTCCAGGGCACCTCCAAAACGGTCTCCCTAAACACAAATAGAGTCAGTGATGAAACTCTGCTCTTCTGGTGCTGCACGGACTGTATGCGAGCAAGTCTGTAGTTTTCATACGATGGTGAGCAGTCCTGAGGTCAGGCTGGAGATCAGGTCTTTGCCAGCACGCGCACACACTATGGTGTTATGAGCTCCAGAAACAGCAGGGCCGTGATCCGCCGTCACCATCAGACACATCTCGATGAACTGGCAGGCATAGCGCGGAAGCCTGcagaaacacaaattatgtaaaaattatgAAAGACTGAATAACATGGGTAAAAGAAAACATAAGGAcagtttgtgttttgaaaacTGCTGCTGAGTCATTAATTCATTCGAtttgttcaaacagctgattcattcaggaatgaagtaaATGGGATGAATGGGCCTTTGAATcacacgattcgttcaaaacgcaGATTAATTCCGAAACGAAACGCCACTGTGCTGCTCATAGACGTGCAACAATTTTGCCGtggctttataagtaatattTTGTTAGCAAAACTGAGcaaacagacaatattgtgtttaaaataacacaatattaactatttaattaaaaaaaaaaaaaaaaaaacacatttatactTGTGATATTTGGGACAAAATCAGAACTCGTGTGATATCGCTTATTACATGAGTCAAAAACTCATACTGGAGCATTTTTGCCCAggtatcttgaattttagggcataACTATTTATAGAGTTGTTGCCCAgcatcatatttgtcaacagtcaactatatgaaatgtaagatgaaGTACAGGTCTGGGGGTGGGGCCAGTGCATGAActgcgttaaaatattttaaaatgcgttattttttcataactaattaaggtaacatatacatatatatatatatatatacacatacatagtATTACTACTACAACTAAACAGTGACGCATACCTCCTCTGGAACCAGAGCAGGCCGAGGGTGCCGCCCAGCCCGATCTCAGACTTAAAGACCTCAGTAATGGGCATGCCTGCATAAATGAGCTCCTGTCCCCGCTCATCACAGATACTCGTCATGAATGATGCCGGTTTACGGATCAGACCCAACTCCTAcaaagagagagaacaaaaaagGTGACGCTTAACCACCAGACAAGACTCTTTTGAGTATTTGTCTTCAAAACGTATGTAGTTCATACTCACTCGTGCCCAAGAATAATCCATTGGTACTGTGGGTGGAGGAACCTCTTTAGCAGGCACAATCACACCCTTGGCTACTAGATTATCATACACGGATCTACAGGATACACAAATATGTGGTTACTGATGGCCAGGTTAAGACGCTAAATTCACAAGTACACAAAGACGACATACTTGATGACATCTCCCAGCTCATCAAAGCTCTTGGGCACAAAGGCTCCTGCCTCTTCCAGAGCTTTGTTCTTAGCCACTGCAGTCTCCGACGCCTGGTTAGCACAAGCTCCGGCGTGGCCAAACTGGACCTAAACAAAAAGCAGGATACAATCAATATATTCAGCTTTTGAAACAGGTTAAACTCATATTAGTTGCTTAAATAAGTCTTTTGGACACATTATAAGCAATGCAACCGCTTGCGCACCTCAGATGAGAACAGGGTGGCGCAGGTCCCAATGCACCAGCAGACCACAGGTTTGGTGAGCCTGCCTTCTTTAATGCCTTTGCAAATCTTGTACTCTTCATTTCCTCCAATCTATAAGCAAAGAGAAGACCCATGAGTGTATTGCGAATTTTATATTGACTGTAAACGTCACAAATGGCTCACTCACCTCTCCGAGCACAACGATCATTTTGACTCCGGGTGTGTCCTGATACCTCAACACGTGATCCATGAACACAGAGCCTGGATACCTGCAGGTAGGACATACCCCGCAGGTTTAAACTCACACGTCAATTGTTTACAATGCATCAAACCATATATAGCATTAAAGAGACGTTGACTTGGACACACACACCTGTCTCCTCCGATGGCAACTCCTTCATAAACTCCGTCTGTAGTGCGTGAGATGATGTTATTGAGCTCGTTGGACATTCCACCAGAGCGGGAGACGTAGGCCACACTGCCTGGCCTGTACAGTTTCGATGCCAGGATGTTATCCAGCATCCCTCCCGTATTACCGATCTTGAAACAGCCGGGTTTAATACCACCGACCTACAAcacatgcagacacacacacacacaccacagacttaatttaattaattataaaaaaaaaaaaatcgtatttatataattatccAACAGAAAAGCAGTTTGGAGTCATACTGTTGCAGGACCAATGATAGTGACTCCCTTCTCCTCTGCCATTTTGATGATCTTGCGAGTCAAAGCCTCTGGAATACCCTCAGCTATGATCGCTATAGTGTGGATCTGCATATAGAAAACACATGAACAGATGAACAATCAGACCACACTGATTTGTAAACATTTAAGGAATAGTTCCCAGCATTGTAGAGTCAGATGAACATATAGAGTGAGCTGATGCTGATCTCAGACCTGTGGGTACTGCATGGTCTCTATGGTGCTGTCGTAGGCAGAGCGCAGGGAGGCGAAACTGATGAGCACATCTACTTCTGGATGTTTCTTCATTGCATCAGCCATGTTCTTATAGACCGGCAGCAGGATCTCCTTATGACCCCAGTAAAACTTCTGCTTATGGTCTCCACTGATTCGagtaaaaataatgtgttttaggATTAAATATGCATATGCGTGATGTAGGGATAATCTAGGGAAAACTGAGATTAATACCACAGAAGTAAACTCAAATCAAAAGTTCATCACTCTATAATGACAACTGTCCCGTACTAGGGTTTGAAATGCAAGATAAGACTCACGTGAAGGGGTAAACCATGGCTGCTACTGACGGCTCCTTACGAGAGCACACATAATCGAAGTCCAGCATGCCCTGCACTGCACGCGTCTGCATCCCCCACACTATAGCCTTGGTGTGGTTACTGAACAGAGTGGTGCTTTTGGCTACAGAGATAAAGACAGAAGGACAAAGAGAAACAACAGAGGGAGGaaaggaggggaaaaaaacaccaTTACAGTATGTTTCTTTCTAAGAATACAAGAAGACATAAACATGTTGAAGTCAGTCTCAGTTGGCTatgttttctatatatatatatatatatatatatatatatattcatgaaaGGAATACTTTTAGTACATTGTAATTAACCTTGCAAAAACAATGTGTTGCCaaatttggttacactttattttagggtgtcCTTGTTATAGCGCAATTATatttgagtaatattaattaactacttgtacttactatatggttacaGTTAGAATTAGGGTTTGTCTTGCatgggttacttgcatgtaattatgcataatttgttgttattataatagtaagtacatgtaacaaggacactttaaaataaagtgtgacctcacatttttgcatttcttAACCAAATGTTATGAGAAAATACCATTTATGCAGAACACAGAATATATgcataacataggctttataatATTGAATTAATCTAAACGGGGCTGAAAACTTAATTCAACAAAGGACAGAGCCTTTTAAAGACCTGAGACTTTACTACTTATAAGCCTCACTTGAAGGATTGTGCCATCCAGATTTTATAAGTGAGAAGAATATAGAAATGAACAGAACTCACTgcgacaaaaaaacaaaaaacaaaacattcaataaATAGTTGAACGTTCAGTAATATGTCATGGCTGCCATGCAATGTCGCATTAACACAGGGGTTATTTACAACAGCTTTGAAGGTGACCCATCCATTAGAAGTGAGAATCAGAATTAACCATTTTATTATCTAGGGTGACCATGACCATGTTTCCCCAATATGCCCTGGCCAGGACTTCTTAATTGCCTATACTCCTTTTTCTTCTCGTAAAAATGGGCGCAgccatttgtaatttttatggGTCTAGCTTCAGGTCTCATCCATGCCctgctatttttagctgtacaaaacagtttgatttgctgcttgatattgcaaataggtgtgtcttaccatattattttaatgcatatcTTAACTATGAACACACAAACAATTATCGTTTACTGTAcgttgtttttcttctcattatttcctatagcggctaatgaaccggaagtctcacccataggcttactacTTCCATGCTGAAAAAGGTGGAGAGTGTCCAGGTTTTGACTTTGCTTTCCAATTGACATGCTCTCTACAGTCCTCATACCTTTTATGTTCGTGtatttgcattgctttgacCGTTTTCTGCAGATCCCACCTTCTCTCATGCCAtgattggtcgattatgtacaatgCCTGCACGCAATTGGTCAAACTACTAT is a window from the Onychostoma macrolepis isolate SWU-2019 chromosome 03, ASM1243209v1, whole genome shotgun sequence genome containing:
- the aclya gene encoding ATP-citrate synthase; translated protein: MSAKAISEQTGKELLYKHICTTAAVQNRFRYANVTADTDWKRLVQDHPWLLTERLVVKPDQLIKRRGKLGLVGVNLDLEGVKEWLKTRIMKEAMVGKAKGILKNFLIEPFVAHKQEEEFYVCIYATREGDYMLFHHEGGVDVGDVDSKAMKLLVGVDEKISADTVKSQLLTHAPADKKEMLTSFLVGLFNLYEDLYFTYLEINPLVVTKDGVYVLDMAAKIDATADYLCKAKWGDVEFPPPFGREAYPEEAYIADLDAKSGASLKLTLLNPRGRIWTMVAGGGASVVYSDTICDLGGVNELANYGEYSGAPSEQQTYDYAKTILSLMTREKHPDGKVLIIGGSIANFTNVAATFKGIVRAIKDYQNPLKEHEVTIFVRRGGPNYQEGLRVMGEVGKTTGIPIHVFGTETHMTGIVGMALGHRPIATQPQVAAHTANFLLNTSGGTTTPASSRSASFSEVKTGSENLSAQKIRAGLPPAKSTTLFSNHTKAIVWGMQTRAVQGMLDFDYVCSRKEPSVAAMVYPFTGDHKQKFYWGHKEILLPVYKNMADAMKKHPEVDVLISFASLRSAYDSTIETMQYPQIHTIAIIAEGIPEALTRKIIKMAEEKGVTIIGPATVGGIKPGCFKIGNTGGMLDNILASKLYRPGSVAYVSRSGGMSNELNNIISRTTDGVYEGVAIGGDRYPGSVFMDHVLRYQDTPGVKMIVVLGEIGGNEEYKICKGIKEGRLTKPVVCWCIGTCATLFSSEVQFGHAGACANQASETAVAKNKALEEAGAFVPKSFDELGDVIKSVYDNLVAKGVIVPAKEVPPPTVPMDYSWARELGLIRKPASFMTSICDERGQELIYAGMPITEVFKSEIGLGGTLGLLWFQRRLPRYACQFIEMCLMVTADHGPAVSGAHNTIVCARAGKDLISSLTSGLLTIGDRFGGALDAAAKQFSKAFDSGMLPMEFVNKMKKDGKLIMGIGHRVKSINNPDMRVQILKDFVKQHFPATQLLDYALEVEKITTSKKPNLILNVDGFIGVAFVDLLRNCGGFTRDEADEFVEVGALNGIFVLGRSMGFIGHYLDQKRLKQGLYRHPWDDISYVLPEHMTM